Proteins encoded by one window of Agrobacterium vitis:
- a CDS encoding GNAT family N-acetyltransferase — MQASQIDIISFGPEHIDGAFLLSQQAEWPHRREDWAFVLSLSKGFVALEGDRVVGTAMATLYGETCATINMVIVDASMRGRGLGRKLMDMALQAAEGRECRLVATQDGLPLYEKLGFVASGDIIQHQGFVQKLSFDTSAVSWAEDDVLEELAALDTKAFRADRRNLLHKLAETGKFAIVRDAGNITGYIALRPFGRGEVAGPVVAANQDDAKALLSFVFAARAGSFLRVDTTVATGLAPWLTQQGLVHVGGGVPMRRNAAPTGPNESASVKTYALASQALG; from the coding sequence ATGCAGGCAAGCCAGATCGACATTATTTCCTTTGGACCGGAACACATAGACGGCGCATTTTTGCTGTCACAGCAAGCTGAGTGGCCGCACCGCCGGGAAGACTGGGCTTTTGTGCTATCCTTGAGCAAGGGCTTTGTGGCGCTCGAAGGGGATCGCGTGGTGGGAACCGCCATGGCGACGCTGTATGGAGAGACCTGCGCCACCATCAACATGGTCATTGTCGATGCCTCCATGCGCGGCCGCGGGCTTGGCCGTAAATTAATGGATATGGCCTTGCAGGCTGCGGAAGGCCGCGAATGCCGTCTGGTGGCAACACAAGATGGCCTGCCGCTCTATGAAAAGCTTGGCTTTGTTGCCTCTGGTGACATCATCCAGCATCAGGGCTTTGTCCAGAAGCTATCGTTCGACACATCTGCGGTCTCATGGGCCGAGGACGATGTGCTTGAAGAGTTGGCCGCCCTTGATACGAAGGCCTTCAGGGCGGATCGGCGTAATCTCCTTCACAAACTCGCGGAAACGGGCAAGTTTGCCATTGTCAGGGATGCTGGCAACATCACCGGCTATATCGCCCTGCGTCCCTTTGGTCGTGGCGAAGTGGCAGGGCCGGTGGTGGCCGCCAATCAGGACGATGCAAAAGCACTGTTGTCCTTTGTATTTGCAGCAAGAGCCGGGTCATTTCTGCGCGTCGACACAACAGTCGCAACCGGCCTTGCGCCGTGGTTGACGCAACAGGGCCTTGTTCACGTGGGTGGTGGCGTGCCGATGCGCCGCAATGCGGCACCGACTGGTCCGAATGAATCCGCTTCTGTGAAAACCTATGCACTCGCCAGCCAAGCACTCGGCTGA
- a CDS encoding haloacid dehalogenase type II — protein sequence MAPFRPKFITFDCYGTLINFQMAEAARDIYSAQLGAAHMDAFVRDFSAYRLDEVLGDWKPYADVVHNAIERTCKKNGVTFRDEDAKTVYERVPSWGPHPDVPAGLAKVAKEIPLVILSNAMNSQIMSNVEKLGAPFHAVYTAEQAQSYKPRMKGFEYMFDMLGCGPDDITHVSSSFRYDLMTAHDLGIKNKVWVNRGHEPANPYYGYQEIAGVHDLPGVFGL from the coding sequence ATGGCTCCCTTCCGCCCGAAATTCATCACCTTCGATTGCTACGGCACACTCATCAATTTCCAGATGGCGGAAGCTGCCCGCGATATTTACAGCGCCCAGCTGGGTGCGGCCCATATGGATGCGTTTGTGAGAGACTTCTCAGCCTATCGTCTGGATGAAGTTCTAGGCGATTGGAAGCCTTATGCCGACGTGGTGCACAATGCCATTGAACGCACTTGCAAGAAGAATGGCGTGACCTTCCGCGATGAAGACGCCAAGACCGTGTATGAGCGCGTGCCCAGCTGGGGTCCGCACCCGGACGTGCCTGCTGGCCTTGCCAAGGTGGCCAAGGAAATTCCGTTGGTTATCCTCTCCAACGCCATGAATTCGCAGATCATGTCCAACGTGGAAAAGCTCGGCGCGCCCTTCCATGCGGTCTATACGGCAGAGCAGGCGCAATCCTATAAGCCGCGCATGAAGGGCTTTGAATATATGTTCGACATGCTCGGCTGCGGCCCTGATGACATTACCCATGTGTCGTCGTCCTTCCGCTATGATCTGATGACCGCCCATGATTTGGGCATTAAAAACAAGGTCTGGGTCAACCGTGGTCATGAGCCAGCCAATCCCTATTATGGCTATCAGGAAATCGCTGGCGTTCACGATCTGCCCGGCGTGTTTGGTCTTTAA
- a CDS encoding aldehyde dehydrogenase family protein, translating to MTLSFDPDTIALPIGHFIGDALVDANGAIDMYRPSDGKAYAGCPVANEDMVDRAVQTAKQALKTSKWGSVRPRERTIVLQRWADLIEREAETLAKLEALSSTRPVGHLIAGDIAVTAEQIRFFAEMADKEGDALVPTDGDSLGMIMSEPYGVIGAITPWNFPVSMAGWKLGPALAAGNAVVLKPSEMTPFSSIYLAQLAVQAGIPAGLINIVLGDGAVTGNAITGHPDIAKVSFTGSTGAGQAIMGNIARTGVKPMTLELGGKSPQLVFADADLDKAATAIAQSILSNAGQACVAGSRLIVERSVMEPLAEAIIAKMKAVKAGPTWDATAQYSPIISQRQRERIDNIVKAAIHAGAECLTGGDIMEGDGYFYTPTLLSHVDQHSPAVTQEIFGPVLTIQSFEHEDEALALADHPTYGLCAGLFTRDISRALRLTRSLQAGTVWVNRYGRSRDHILPTGGYKQSGIGKDLGREAYHANRKGKSVLIGL from the coding sequence ATGACCCTCAGCTTCGATCCAGACACAATCGCCCTGCCCATCGGCCATTTCATTGGCGATGCGCTGGTGGATGCCAATGGTGCCATCGACATGTACCGCCCATCAGATGGCAAGGCCTATGCGGGCTGTCCTGTTGCCAATGAAGACATGGTGGATCGAGCCGTTCAAACCGCAAAGCAGGCGCTGAAAACCAGCAAATGGGGCAGCGTGCGCCCACGCGAACGCACCATTGTGCTCCAACGCTGGGCAGACCTTATTGAGCGCGAGGCCGAAACGTTGGCCAAGCTGGAGGCTCTATCCTCCACACGCCCCGTTGGCCATCTGATCGCTGGAGACATTGCCGTCACAGCCGAGCAAATCCGCTTTTTTGCCGAAATGGCAGACAAAGAAGGCGATGCGCTGGTACCGACCGATGGTGACAGTCTCGGCATGATCATGAGCGAGCCTTATGGCGTGATTGGGGCCATCACACCATGGAATTTCCCGGTCTCCATGGCGGGTTGGAAGCTTGGGCCAGCACTCGCCGCTGGTAATGCCGTGGTGCTCAAACCATCGGAAATGACACCCTTTTCCAGCATTTATCTGGCGCAATTGGCGGTTCAGGCCGGGATTCCGGCAGGGCTGATCAATATCGTACTGGGCGATGGCGCTGTGACTGGCAATGCCATCACCGGCCATCCGGATATCGCCAAAGTCAGCTTTACTGGCTCCACCGGGGCGGGTCAGGCGATCATGGGCAATATTGCCCGCACGGGCGTCAAACCCATGACGTTGGAACTGGGCGGCAAAAGCCCGCAACTGGTGTTTGCCGATGCCGATCTCGACAAGGCCGCAACCGCCATTGCCCAAAGCATTCTCTCCAACGCTGGCCAAGCCTGTGTTGCTGGCTCACGCCTGATTGTTGAGCGCAGCGTTATGGAGCCTTTGGCAGAAGCGATCATTGCCAAGATGAAGGCCGTGAAAGCTGGCCCAACCTGGGATGCGACGGCACAATATTCGCCGATCATCTCCCAGCGCCAGCGCGAGCGGATCGACAACATCGTCAAGGCCGCCATTCATGCCGGGGCGGAATGTCTGACGGGCGGCGACATCATGGAAGGCGATGGGTATTTTTATACGCCAACCTTGCTCTCCCATGTCGATCAGCATTCTCCGGCTGTGACGCAAGAAATTTTCGGCCCCGTCTTGACCATCCAGTCTTTTGAGCATGAAGACGAGGCACTGGCTTTGGCCGACCACCCCACCTATGGCCTTTGCGCTGGACTTTTTACCCGCGATATCTCCCGCGCCCTTCGCCTGACACGCTCACTTCAGGCGGGTACCGTTTGGGTCAACCGCTATGGCCGGTCGCGGGATCATATTTTGCCCACAGGCGGTTACAAGCAATCCGGCATTGGCAAAGATTTGGGCCGCGAAGCGTACCATGCCAATCGCAAAGGCAAGAGTGTGTTGATTGGGCTTTAG
- a CDS encoding aspartate aminotransferase family protein, with protein MLSNSLIELDRAHLVHPVASYRTHEKAGVRVLKSAKGATVTDANGHQLLDGFAGLWCVNAGYGQESIIEAATKQLRELPYATGYFSLGSEPAIRLAAELADRAPGDLNHVYFTLGGSDAVDSTIRFIRYYYHCKGTPQKDQFISVEQGYHGSSTVGAGLTALPLFHAGFGLPFDWQHKIPSHYAYRNPVGNDPAAIIASSVAALRAKVEELGAERVAAFYVEPIQGSGGVLVPPDGWLKAMKDVCSELDILFVADEVITGFGRTGPLFACADDGVVPDLMTTAKGLTSGYVPMGAVFLSDKIYNTIADGAGSTAIGHGYTYSAHPVSAAVGLAVLKLYEDGLLENGRKMGARLIAGLESLKDHPLVGDVRGRGMLAAIEMVVDKDKKTPLPAAAAPATRVFERAWDNGLVIRAFANGILGYAPPLCCTESEIDAIVERTKKTLDQTLADPDVRSAMA; from the coding sequence ATGTTGAGCAATTCCCTGATTGAGTTGGACCGCGCCCATCTGGTGCATCCGGTTGCGTCCTATCGCACCCATGAAAAGGCAGGCGTGCGCGTGTTGAAATCCGCAAAAGGTGCCACCGTGACCGATGCCAACGGCCATCAATTGCTGGATGGTTTTGCGGGTCTGTGGTGCGTCAATGCTGGCTACGGTCAGGAAAGCATCATCGAGGCCGCCACCAAGCAGCTGCGGGAGCTGCCTTACGCCACCGGCTATTTCAGCCTTGGCTCGGAACCCGCCATCCGGCTGGCGGCCGAACTGGCAGACCGCGCACCAGGCGATCTCAACCACGTCTATTTCACCCTTGGCGGCTCGGATGCGGTGGACAGCACCATTCGCTTTATCCGCTACTATTACCATTGCAAGGGCACGCCGCAGAAGGATCAGTTCATCTCAGTGGAACAGGGCTATCATGGCTCATCCACGGTCGGCGCGGGCCTCACCGCCCTGCCACTGTTCCACGCCGGATTCGGCCTGCCATTTGACTGGCAGCATAAAATTCCGTCGCACTATGCCTATCGCAACCCGGTGGGCAATGATCCGGCAGCCATTATCGCGTCTTCTGTTGCCGCCTTGCGGGCAAAGGTTGAGGAACTGGGTGCGGAGCGCGTAGCGGCCTTCTATGTCGAACCCATTCAAGGCTCCGGCGGTGTGCTCGTGCCGCCAGATGGTTGGCTGAAAGCCATGAAGGATGTCTGTTCTGAGCTGGACATTCTGTTTGTCGCCGATGAAGTCATCACCGGCTTTGGCCGCACCGGCCCGTTGTTTGCCTGCGCAGACGACGGCGTCGTGCCCGATCTGATGACCACCGCCAAGGGCCTCACCTCTGGCTACGTGCCAATGGGTGCAGTGTTCCTGTCCGATAAAATCTACAACACCATTGCCGATGGTGCCGGATCGACAGCGATTGGCCACGGCTATACCTATTCTGCCCATCCGGTCAGTGCCGCCGTTGGTTTGGCTGTTTTGAAGCTCTACGAGGACGGCTTGCTGGAAAACGGTCGCAAAATGGGTGCGCGCCTGATTGCCGGCTTGGAAAGCCTGAAGGACCATCCACTGGTGGGCGATGTGCGCGGTCGCGGCATGTTGGCCGCCATTGAAATGGTGGTGGACAAGGACAAAAAGACACCGCTGCCTGCCGCTGCGGCCCCCGCAACCCGGGTGTTTGAACGCGCATGGGACAATGGCCTCGTCATCCGCGCCTTTGCCAATGGCATTCTGGGCTATGCGCCACCGCTGTGCTGCACGGAAAGCGAAATCGACGCCATCGTCGAGCGCACCAAAAAGACGTTGGATCAAACGCTGGCCGACCCGGACGTTCGCTCCGCCATGGCATGA
- a CDS encoding DNA adenine methylase, whose product MVNREAFRPVPNTQPPAAWIGGKRSLAPRLVNMIEAMPHQTYAEPFVGMGGVFFRRRQAPRTEVINDRSGDVVNLFRILQRHYPQFMDTLKFQITSRREFERLKACDPATLTDLERAARFIYLQKLAFGGKVSGQNFGVQHGGSARFNLTRLAPLLEDVHERLSGVVIENLDWLAFINRYDRPGVLFYLDPPYFGCEDDYGKELFGRDQFEVLADRLKSLQGGFILSINDRPEIREIFSGFPVEGAELTYSVAGGKGTEARELIFRTGHFHECN is encoded by the coding sequence ATGGTGAATCGTGAAGCCTTTCGGCCCGTCCCCAATACTCAGCCGCCAGCCGCCTGGATCGGTGGCAAGCGCAGCCTGGCACCGCGCCTTGTCAATATGATCGAGGCGATGCCGCACCAAACCTATGCGGAGCCGTTTGTCGGCATGGGCGGCGTGTTTTTCCGACGTCGGCAAGCGCCCAGGACCGAGGTAATCAACGACCGCAGTGGTGATGTCGTGAACCTGTTCCGCATCCTCCAGCGCCACTATCCGCAGTTCATGGATACGCTCAAATTCCAGATCACCAGCCGACGCGAGTTCGAGCGGCTGAAGGCATGCGATCCGGCAACGCTGACCGATCTGGAACGGGCCGCCCGGTTCATCTATCTCCAGAAGCTCGCATTCGGCGGCAAGGTCTCCGGGCAGAATTTCGGGGTGCAACACGGGGGCAGCGCCCGGTTCAATCTAACCCGGCTCGCTCCGCTCCTGGAAGATGTCCACGAGCGCCTGTCTGGCGTCGTCATCGAGAACCTGGACTGGCTGGCTTTCATTAACCGCTATGACCGGCCGGGTGTACTGTTCTATCTCGATCCGCCATATTTTGGCTGTGAGGACGATTACGGCAAGGAACTGTTCGGCCGGGATCAATTCGAGGTTCTTGCAGATCGTTTGAAGAGCCTTCAAGGCGGCTTCATACTGTCTATCAATGATCGGCCGGAGATCCGGGAAATCTTCTCGGGGTTTCCCGTTGAGGGCGCGGAGCTGACCTATTCGGTCGCTGGTGGAAAGGGGACTGAGGCGCGAGAGCTGATCTTCAGAACAGGTCATTTTCATGAGTGCAATTGA
- a CDS encoding HAD-IA family hydrolase, with protein MAKAFADFKYLTFDVVGTLIDFESGITHCLAEIAAETGVAVDGEHALSLYRAARYDDEALLFPDDLARVYLKIAAALGLPAEAAFGERLRGSVTDWKPFADSVAALARLKTRYRLIAMTNAQRWAFAYFDEALGEPFHTAFTTDDTGTEKPDPAFFETVFAFVESEGNSRADILHVAQSQYHDIGISRQLGLTNCWIERRHAQKGYGGTIEPEAFVKPDFHFTSMAALADAVEQDRAA; from the coding sequence ATGGCAAAGGCCTTTGCGGATTTCAAATATCTCACCTTCGACGTGGTTGGCACGCTCATTGATTTTGAGAGCGGCATTACCCATTGCCTCGCTGAGATTGCCGCTGAGACCGGTGTGGCGGTGGATGGGGAACACGCACTGTCGCTCTATCGTGCGGCCCGCTATGACGATGAAGCCTTGCTTTTTCCTGACGATCTTGCGCGGGTCTACCTGAAGATCGCCGCGGCCCTCGGCCTGCCGGCAGAGGCGGCCTTTGGCGAGCGCCTGCGCGGCTCCGTCACCGACTGGAAGCCATTTGCCGATAGTGTTGCGGCGCTGGCGCGGCTGAAAACCCGTTACCGGCTGATTGCCATGACCAATGCACAGCGCTGGGCCTTTGCCTATTTCGATGAGGCTTTGGGCGAGCCTTTTCATACGGCCTTCACCACCGACGACACCGGCACGGAAAAGCCCGATCCAGCGTTTTTCGAAACAGTTTTCGCTTTCGTGGAATCGGAAGGCAACAGCCGGGCGGATATTCTGCATGTGGCGCAAAGCCAGTATCACGACATCGGCATTTCACGGCAGCTTGGCTTGACCAATTGTTGGATCGAGCGGCGCCATGCTCAAAAAGGCTATGGCGGCACGATCGAGCCTGAAGCCTTTGTGAAACCCGATTTTCACTTCACCTCCATGGCCGCTCTTGCTGACGCTGTCGAGCAGGACCGCGCGGCCTGA
- a CDS encoding tail fiber domain-containing protein, whose product MTDLGVKSPNVSVASLLDDVLGNRAGSSRRLKIVDLAKQLAGTSPINLLGNQAPLYATYADLVAATIATKVSAWVYEDPDPDKNGIYGWISNTWTWVLPLPYSFIDATDTGAGTANAIKATSEIPVSEAALISVEIFRNTTDVPVTISFNDGPALTLKTITNSAQLALTGGMLVWGKIYGSDFRLTVDQDVSALVAQVEVKAAAAAASAQEAHNSETAAANYAASINPASFVPKTWVTRNVLQHGAYSDGTNAAATSTAFQAAYNAASEGDTIVVPPGSYDFTAGVEVDANKKSVNWLIYGDLLLPSYNWINILPGNAMQFGRQTPKNGVPDVIAWRSDFKGMGVETTNSVDYDSIDIQDDIKTSPGRVQGRVVYMRVRGGAYGIRQADVGQVLIEETPGLTPGGGYWVGIQGYSGAFAASVHDDSLHGSNFYAETTNGATGYYNITGSESNVLIHTGSSARYRSGFQAAGGGNLHGTETDAAFYASTLAGATVRWKLGLAFGNANGDYALGTTSTAIDINEQTIYRGLDLHNTTVTDAIISEVNNRMETASLQLTAPSHSLLLGNRANVNTPKMYFCSSGNTTPDVTINFSGGTSTVNQGTMAISATDVAFGCTPRPSADNARPLGGGSYRWSVVYSATGTINTSDRRAKLDITDIDPALARKLLKAIKPVTFRWKNDDTPAKTETRVVLRQKMEIIVDTREVEKINLVDGKAVLSIVTETYEREEPVFEEHLLFDEAGAPVMSKVRVEVGKRQKVILVKQGDGSRMEQPILDANGDPVMEPIYDLQETQRVYREPVWEEVEEIIEISPAHSKTNVRTHWGFIAQQVEAALAEVGLTTNDFAGFVYDSESDTYGLRTEQFIPIMWAAMREEV is encoded by the coding sequence ATGACCGATCTCGGCGTCAAATCCCCCAATGTCAGCGTAGCTTCCCTTTTGGATGATGTCTTGGGGAACCGGGCTGGCTCAAGCCGCCGACTGAAGATTGTCGATCTTGCCAAACAATTGGCAGGCACCAGCCCGATCAACCTGCTTGGCAATCAGGCCCCGCTCTATGCGACCTATGCCGATCTCGTTGCAGCCACCATTGCCACGAAGGTCTCGGCGTGGGTTTACGAAGATCCTGACCCTGACAAGAACGGCATTTATGGCTGGATTTCCAACACATGGACCTGGGTTCTGCCCCTGCCATATTCGTTTATCGACGCAACGGATACCGGAGCCGGGACGGCGAACGCCATCAAGGCGACGAGCGAGATCCCGGTTTCTGAAGCCGCATTGATCAGCGTGGAGATTTTCCGAAACACCACGGATGTGCCCGTCACCATCAGCTTCAATGATGGACCGGCGCTGACGTTGAAGACGATCACCAATTCGGCGCAGCTGGCCTTGACGGGTGGAATGCTGGTCTGGGGCAAGATCTATGGCAGCGATTTCCGTCTGACCGTCGACCAGGATGTGTCCGCCTTGGTCGCCCAGGTAGAAGTCAAGGCAGCGGCTGCCGCCGCCTCGGCACAGGAGGCCCATAATTCCGAGACCGCTGCCGCAAATTATGCTGCCTCGATCAATCCTGCGAGTTTCGTGCCCAAGACCTGGGTGACCCGCAATGTCCTTCAGCACGGTGCCTATAGTGACGGGACCAATGCGGCCGCGACCTCGACAGCGTTCCAGGCGGCTTACAATGCGGCCAGTGAAGGCGATACGATTGTTGTGCCGCCGGGGAGTTATGATTTTACGGCTGGCGTCGAAGTTGATGCAAATAAGAAGTCAGTGAACTGGTTAATATATGGCGATCTGCTGCTGCCTTCATATAACTGGATCAATATCTTGCCCGGTAACGCAATGCAGTTTGGGAGGCAAACGCCCAAAAATGGCGTGCCAGATGTAATTGCATGGAGAAGCGACTTTAAGGGCATGGGGGTGGAGACGACAAACAGCGTCGACTACGACTCAATCGACATCCAGGATGACATCAAAACAAGCCCCGGCCGAGTGCAAGGACGTGTCGTCTATATGCGCGTCCGTGGCGGCGCTTACGGAATACGCCAGGCGGACGTAGGGCAGGTTTTGATCGAAGAAACGCCAGGTCTTACACCTGGCGGCGGCTATTGGGTTGGCATTCAGGGCTATTCCGGTGCGTTTGCAGCGTCAGTGCACGATGACAGCTTGCACGGATCTAATTTCTACGCTGAGACAACCAATGGTGCGACCGGTTATTACAATATCACCGGCTCGGAATCGAACGTGCTGATCCACACCGGCTCAAGCGCCAGATATCGTTCCGGCTTTCAGGCGGCTGGTGGTGGAAACCTTCATGGTACCGAAACAGACGCGGCGTTCTATGCCAGCACATTGGCTGGAGCCACGGTACGGTGGAAGCTTGGTTTGGCTTTTGGGAATGCAAATGGCGACTATGCACTCGGCACCACCAGCACTGCGATAGATATCAATGAGCAAACGATCTATCGTGGCCTTGACCTGCACAATACCACTGTCACCGACGCTATCATCAGTGAGGTCAACAACCGGATGGAGACGGCAAGTCTTCAACTCACGGCACCTAGCCATAGCTTGCTGCTTGGTAACCGGGCAAACGTCAATACGCCTAAGATGTATTTCTGCTCGTCTGGCAACACGACGCCAGATGTCACGATAAACTTCAGCGGCGGCACCTCGACCGTTAATCAGGGTACGATGGCGATCAGCGCCACGGATGTGGCATTCGGCTGCACGCCCCGGCCATCGGCAGATAATGCTCGCCCCCTCGGGGGTGGCTCCTACAGATGGTCTGTCGTCTACTCCGCGACGGGCACGATCAATACGTCGGATAGGCGGGCTAAACTTGACATCACCGATATTGATCCTGCTCTGGCCAGAAAGCTTCTGAAGGCCATCAAGCCCGTTACGTTCCGGTGGAAGAACGACGACACGCCGGCAAAAACTGAGACGCGGGTGGTCCTACGTCAGAAGATGGAAATTATAGTCGATACCCGTGAAGTCGAGAAGATCAATCTGGTCGACGGTAAAGCCGTCCTGAGCATCGTTACCGAAACTTATGAGCGGGAAGAGCCCGTCTTTGAAGAACACCTCTTGTTTGACGAGGCGGGCGCGCCAGTCATGAGCAAAGTGCGGGTGGAAGTCGGAAAACGGCAAAAGGTAATTCTGGTCAAACAGGGGGATGGGTCGCGGATGGAACAACCCATACTTGATGCCAATGGTGATCCAGTTATGGAGCCGATCTATGATCTTCAGGAGACCCAACGGGTCTACAGAGAACCCGTCTGGGAGGAGGTCGAAGAAATCATTGAAATTTCTCCTGCTCACAGCAAGACCAATGTCCGCACCCATTGGGGCTTTATCGCACAGCAGGTTGAAGCTGCGCTTGCTGAAGTCGGACTGACCACGAACGACTTTGCAGGATTTGTCTACGACTCGGAGAGTGACACTTACGGATTGCGAACCGAGCAATTCATCCCGATTATGTGGGCCGCAATGCGGGAAGAAGTCTAG
- a CDS encoding NAD(P)/FAD-dependent oxidoreductase, with translation MKYLSYWHDTAPQFAEGITGAIEGDFDVAVIGGGFTGLAAARQLARGGAKVIVLEGQRIGWGASGRNGGHLNNGLAHSYLGAKAELGKERAIALYQALDSSIDTIEALIAEEGIDCNFRRAGKLKLASKPQHFEGLARNFEALHEEVDPDTALLSPSDLKSEVGSLFYGAMLSKKSAMMHMGRYVVGLAQAAHRHGAVIAEQASVTSVEKQGDRHSLTTVRGRVTAKDVLVATGAYTTPNFSFFRRRIIPVGSFLIATRPLSDTEVAAVMPGNRTCVNTMNIGNYWRLSPDNRLIFGGRARFSATSDQQSDAKSGEILRQSLASIFPQLAKVEIDYCWGGLVDMTKDRYPRAGYQDGVWYAMGYSGHGAQLSTHLGMIMADTILGKADANPLKGLDWPAVPGHFGKPWFLPLVGMYYKILDRFQ, from the coding sequence ATGAAATATCTCTCCTACTGGCACGACACCGCCCCGCAATTTGCCGAGGGCATCACCGGCGCAATTGAAGGCGATTTTGATGTCGCCGTGATTGGCGGCGGCTTTACAGGCCTCGCTGCGGCTCGCCAACTGGCGCGCGGCGGGGCAAAGGTGATCGTGCTGGAGGGGCAGCGCATCGGATGGGGCGCCTCTGGCCGCAATGGCGGGCACCTCAACAATGGCTTGGCCCACAGCTATCTGGGGGCCAAGGCCGAGCTGGGCAAGGAGCGGGCGATTGCCCTTTACCAAGCGCTCGACAGTTCCATCGATACCATCGAGGCACTGATTGCCGAGGAAGGCATCGATTGCAATTTTCGCCGTGCCGGAAAGCTGAAACTCGCCTCCAAGCCCCAGCATTTCGAAGGGCTTGCCCGCAATTTCGAAGCCCTGCATGAAGAGGTTGATCCCGACACGGCCCTGTTGTCGCCATCGGATTTGAAAAGTGAGGTTGGCTCACTTTTTTACGGCGCAATGCTGTCCAAAAAGAGCGCGATGATGCATATGGGCCGCTATGTGGTGGGCCTTGCGCAAGCCGCCCACCGCCACGGCGCAGTGATAGCTGAGCAGGCCTCTGTCACCTCCGTTGAAAAGCAGGGTGACCGCCACAGTTTGACCACTGTGCGGGGCCGCGTGACCGCCAAGGATGTGCTGGTGGCCACCGGGGCCTATACCACGCCCAATTTCAGCTTTTTCCGCCGCCGTATCATTCCGGTCGGCAGCTTTCTGATTGCCACGCGGCCTTTATCGGACACGGAAGTGGCGGCTGTGATGCCTGGCAACCGCACCTGCGTGAACACCATGAATATCGGCAATTACTGGCGTCTGTCACCCGACAATCGGCTGATTTTCGGCGGCCGCGCCCGTTTCTCCGCCACATCGGATCAGCAATCGGATGCCAAAAGCGGCGAAATCCTGCGCCAGTCCCTTGCCTCGATTTTCCCGCAGCTTGCCAAGGTCGAGATCGATTATTGCTGGGGCGGCTTGGTGGATATGACCAAGGACCGATACCCCCGCGCCGGATATCAGGACGGGGTGTGGTATGCCATGGGCTATTCCGGCCACGGTGCCCAGCTTTCCACCCATCTCGGCATGATCATGGCCGATACCATCCTGGGCAAGGCCGATGCCAATCCGCTGAAGGGGCTGGACTGGCCTGCCGTGCCGGGACATTTCGGCAAGCCATGGTTTTTGCCGTTGGTGGGCATGTATTATAAGATTCTCGATAGATTTCAGTGA